The genomic window ATACTCAGAGACAACCAGGCATTACGAGATTCTATCCGGCAGGACATGGCTGAGGTAAAGAATGCAATTGACAGATCAATAACCGACCTGCCTCGCAGGCGTATCTACATGGAGGCAGCCTGATGAATGACCATGAAAACACTAACATTCTTGAGATTATAGGTAGCATAATTATTGCCATATCTGCATTGTTTGGCAGGTTATACTCTGAAGATGACGAAAATGAATAACAAGAAAGCCCGGGCAACCCCCCGGGCCTTTCTACTTCTGGAGGTAAAGAATGAAAATACACAAAGCAACACTAAAGCAGCGTAATCAATATGATGGTCTGTATCCATTGTACGCTACAGCGGTGATAAACGATGTAACTGTACATATCGAGAAACTGGATGAGTCTGAAGGCCCTGAGTACGAAATAGTACTGCCTGACGGTTACATTGATGGCCCTGAGCATCTGCATTTCCTGCTATGCTTTGACAGGGAAGACCTTGAAGACAGGCTAAAAGCTCTGGACCCGGTGCCGTGTACTTGTTGTGGAGGCGAAGAGCCATGCAGGATAAAATAAAATCACTCTTAAACGAGCTATACGCTATGGAGGCAAAGCCGGATTATTACTTATCCAACCCTGAAGCCTCAGTCGTTGCCCTTTTGCCCTACAGGAAGAAAAAGACTGAACACTTTGTAGCACTGTACGTAGACAACAAGAACCGGCTTATCTGTAAGAAGGTAATGTCCAAAGGTACTGTAGACCAGGCCCCGGTATTCCCCAGGGAAATTGTACGCCATGCTCTCTTAAAGCAGGCCTCAGGCTTAATTCTCGGACACAACCATCCCGGAGGCGATCCTGAGCCATCGCTGCAGGACAGGGAGCTTACCAGCAAAATCAAGAGGATCTGTCAAGAACTGGGAATCCGGGTACTGGACCACGTAATCGTAACTGATACCGGCCACTTCTCATTTCAAGAACACGGGTATTTATAAACCACAAGGAGGATAAAACACATGCCGACATTAGATGCAATTCAAGAAGAGA from Desulfonatronovibrio magnus includes these protein-coding regions:
- a CDS encoding JAB domain-containing protein, with the protein product MQDKIKSLLNELYAMEAKPDYYLSNPEASVVALLPYRKKKTEHFVALYVDNKNRLICKKVMSKGTVDQAPVFPREIVRHALLKQASGLILGHNHPGGDPEPSLQDRELTSKIKRICQELGIRVLDHVIVTDTGHFSFQEHGYL